A window of Acidimicrobiia bacterium contains these coding sequences:
- a CDS encoding MmcQ/YjbR family DNA-binding protein, with product MARPSDVRRIARSLPETVEGEDGFGFSVRTGTKDKGFAWVWRERVDPGRARVPQPKVLVVRVANGAEKEALIASDPEKFFTEPHYNGYPAVLVRLAAIGVKELRELLTDAWRTQAPKALVKDFDAGRR from the coding sequence GTGGCCCGACCGAGCGACGTCCGGCGCATCGCACGCTCGCTGCCCGAGACGGTCGAGGGCGAGGATGGGTTCGGCTTCTCCGTCCGCACCGGCACCAAGGACAAAGGCTTCGCGTGGGTGTGGCGCGAGCGCGTCGACCCCGGGCGGGCCCGGGTCCCGCAGCCGAAGGTGCTCGTCGTGCGGGTCGCCAACGGCGCCGAGAAGGAGGCGCTCATCGCCTCCGATCCCGAGAAGTTCTTCACCGAACCGCACTACAACGGCTATCCCGCGGTGCTCGTCCGCCTCGCCGCGATCGGGGTGAAGGAGCTGCGCGAGCTGCTCACCGACGCCTGGCGCACGCAGGCGCCGAAGGCACTCGTGAAGGACTTCGACGCCGGTCGTCGATAA